A single Oryctolagus cuniculus chromosome 18, mOryCun1.1, whole genome shotgun sequence DNA region contains:
- the TRIM28 gene encoding transcription intermediary factor 1-beta — MAASAAAAAAASAAAASAASGSPGAGESSAGGEKRATASSASASASASASSPAGGGGEALELLEHCGVCRERLRPEREPRLLPCLHSACSACLGPAAPGAANSSGDGGAAGDGAVVDCPVCKQQCFSKDIVENYFMRDSGSKAASDAQDANQCCTSCEDNAPATSYCVECSEPLCETCVEAHQRVKYTKDHTVRSTGPAKSRDGERTVYCNVHKHEPLVLFCESCDTLTCRDCQLNAHKDHQYQFLEDAVRNQRKLLASLVKRLGDKHATLQKSTKEVRSSIRQVSDVQKRVQVDVKMAILQIMKELNKRGRVLVNDAQKVTEGQQERLERQHWTMTKIQKHQEHILRFASWALESDNNTALLLSKKLIYFQLHRALKMIVDPVEPHGEMKFQWDLNAWTKSAEAFGKIVAERPGTNSTGPAPMAPPRAPGPLSKQGSGSSQPMEVQESYGFGSDDPYSSAEPHVSGVKRSRSGEGEVSGLMRKVPRVSLERLDLDLTADSQPPVFKVFPGSTTEDYNLIVIERGAAAAAAGQPGTAPPGTPGAPPLPGMAIVKEEETEAAIGAPPAATEGPETKPVLMALAEGPGTEGPRLASPSGSTSSGLEVVAPEGTSAPSGGPGTLDDSATICRVCQKPGDLVMCNQCEFCFHLDCHLPALQDVPGEEWSCSLCHVLPDLKEEDGSLSLDGADSTGVVAKLSPANQRKCERVLLALFCHEPCRPLHQLATDSTFSLDQPGGTLDLTLIRARLQEKLSPPYSSPQEFAQDVGRMFKQFNKLTEDKADVQSIIGLQRFFETRMNEAFGDTKFSAVLVEPPPLSLPGAGLSSQDLSGPGDGP, encoded by the exons ATGGCGGcttcggcggcggcggcggcggcggcctcggcggcggcggcctcGGCCGCGTCGGGCAGCCCAGGCGCGGGCGAGAGTTCGGCGGGCGGCGAGAAGCGCGCCACCGCCTCTTCGGCCTCGGCGTCAGCTTCGGCCTCGGCCTCGTCGCCCGCGGGGGGCGGCGGGGAGGCGCTGGAGCTGCTGGAGCACTGCGGCGTCTGCCGGGAGCGCCTGCGGCCGGAGAGGGAACCACGCCTGCTGCCCTGCCTGCACTCGGCCTGCAGCGCCTGCCTCGGGCCCGCAGCGCCCGGCGCCGCCAACAGCTCTGGAGATGGCGGCGCGGCGGGCGACGGCGCCG TGGTGGACTGTCCTGTGTGCAAGCAGCAGTGCTTCTCCAAAGACATCGTGGAGAATTACTTTATGCGCGATAGCGGCAGCAAGGCTGCCTCCGACGCCCAAGATGCAAACCAG TGCTGCACTAGCTGTGAGGATAATGCCCCAGCCACCAGCTATTGCGTGGAGTGTTCCGAGCCACTGTGTGAGACATGCGTGGAGGCACACCAGCGGGTGAAGTACACCAAGGACCACACCGTGCGCTCCACTG GGCCGGCTAAGTCTCGGGATGGTGAGCGTACTGTCTATTGCAATGTGCACAAGCATGAGCCCCTCGTGCTGTTCTGTGAGAGCTGCGACACTCTGACTTGTCGGGACTGCCAACTCAACGCTCACAAGGACCACCA GTACCAGTTCCTGGAGGATGCAGTGAGGAACCAGCGCAAGCTCCTGGCCTCATTGGTGAAGCGCCTTGGGGACAAACATGCAACGTTGCAGAAGAGCACCAAGGAGGTTCGCAGCTC GATCCGCCAGGTGTCTGATGTACAGAAGCGTGTGCAGGTGGATGTCAAAATGGCCATCTTGCAGATCATGAAGGAGCTGAACAAGCGGGGCCGTGTGTTGGTCAACGACGCCCAG AAGGTGACTGAGGGTCAGCAGGAGCGTCTGGAGCGTCAGCACTGGACCATGACTAAGATCCAGAAGCACCAGGAGCACATCCTGCGCTTTGCCTCTTGGGCTCTGGAGAGTGACAACAACACAGCCCTGTTGCTCTCTAAGAAGCTG ATCTACTTCCAGTTGCACCGGGCCCTCAAGATGATTGTGGATCCCGTGGAGCCACATGGCGAGATGAAGTTTCAGTGGGACCTCAATGCCTGGACCAAGAGTGCTGAGGCCTTTG GCAAGATCGTGGCAGAGCGTCCTGGTACCAACTCtacaggccctgcacccatggcaCCTCCgagggccccagggcccctgaGCAAGCAGGGCTCTGGCAGTAGCCAG CCCATGGAGGTGCAGGAAAGCTATGGCTTTGGGTCAG ATGATCCCTACTCAAGTGCGGAGCCTCATGTGTCAGGTGTGAAGCG GTCCCGCTCAGGTGAGGGTGAGGTGAGCGGCCTCATGCGCAAGGTGCCACGGGTCAGCCTAGAACGTCTGGACCTGGACCTCACAGCTGATAGCCAGCCGCCTGTCTTCAAGGTGTTTCCAGGCAGCACCACTGAGGACTATAATCTCATCGTTATTGAACgtggtgctgctgctgcagcagctgggcagcCTGGGACTGCACCTCCAGGAACTCCTGGTGCACCACCACTCCCTGGCATGGCTATTGTCAAG GAGGAGGAAACAGAGGCTGCTATTGGAGCACCTCCTGCTGCCACTGAGGGCCCGGAGACCAAGCCTGTGCTGATGGCTCTGGCAGAAGGCCCTGGCACTGAGGGCCCCCGCCTGGCCTCACCCAGTGGCAGCACCAGCTCAGGCTTGGAGGTGGTGGCTCCTGAGGGCACCTCAGCCCCATCTGGTGGCCCGGGCACCCTGGATGATAGTGCTACCATCTGCCGTGTCTGCCAGAAGCCAGGTGACCTGGTCATGTGCAACCAGTGCGAGTTTTGCTTCCATCTGGATTGccacctgcctgccctgcaggATGTGCCAGG GGAGGAGTGGAGCTGTTCGCTCTGTCATGTGCTCCCTGATCTGAAGGAGGAGGATGGCAGCCTCAGCCTGGATGGCGCAGACAGCACTGGCGTGGTGGCGAAGCTCTCGCCAGCCAATCAGCGG AAATGTGAGCGAGTCCTGCTGGCCCTGTTCTGCCACGAACCCTGTCGTCCCTTGCATCAGCTGGCTACTGACTCTACCTTCTCCCTG GACCAGCCTGGTGGCACCCTGGACCTGACACTGATCCGTGCACGTCTCCAGGAGAAGTTGTCGCCCCCCTACAGCTCCCCGCAGGAATTTGCCCAGGATGTGGGCCGCATGTTCAAGCAATTCAACAAGTTGACTGAG GACAAGGCGGACGTGCAGTCCATCATCGGCCTGCAGCGCTTCTTCGAGACACGCATGAACGAGGCCTTTGGTGATACCAAGTTCTCTGCTGTGCTGGTGGAGCCTCCGCCACTGAGCCTGCCTGGTGCTGGCCTGAGTTCCCAGGATCTGTCTGGCCCTGGTGATGGCCCCTGA